The following proteins come from a genomic window of Ignavibacteriales bacterium:
- a CDS encoding response regulator transcription factor — protein MKAKILLVDDEKDIVEFLQYSLFQNGFKVIAAYNGEEALEKISQNPDLVILDVMMPKMNGYEVCERIRKMNEYKHIPIIFLTAKGSETDEVYGLNIGANDFIQKPISPKKLIARVNSNLRNKETTQMESGQPKEIVTGPLVINKEKYSVLLDGKQIILPKKEFEILTYLASNPGKVFLRDKLLNDIWGKEVFVVERTIDVHVRKIREKLGPHADLIETIKGVGYRFKDDE, from the coding sequence ATGAAAGCAAAAATTCTTTTAGTAGATGATGAAAAAGATATTGTTGAATTTCTGCAGTATAGTCTTTTTCAAAATGGGTTCAAAGTAATAGCTGCTTACAATGGAGAAGAGGCATTAGAAAAAATATCGCAGAACCCGGATCTTGTTATTCTTGATGTAATGATGCCGAAGATGAACGGTTATGAAGTTTGTGAGCGGATAAGAAAAATGAACGAATACAAACACATTCCAATAATCTTTCTTACCGCAAAAGGGTCGGAAACAGATGAAGTTTACGGACTCAATATCGGTGCAAATGATTTTATTCAGAAACCGATCTCTCCCAAAAAACTTATTGCACGGGTAAACTCAAATCTTCGCAATAAAGAAACAACTCAAATGGAATCAGGTCAACCCAAAGAGATTGTTACCGGTCCTTTGGTTATTAATAAAGAAAAATATTCTGTTCTGCTTGACGGCAAGCAAATTATACTTCCTAAAAAAGAATTTGAGATATTAACTTATTTAGCTTCAAATCCAGGTAAAGTTTTTCTTAGAGATAAATTATTGAATGACATCTGGGGTAAAGAAGTTTTCGTTGTCGAAAGAACTATTGATGTTCACGTTCGCAAAATTAGAGAAAAGCTTGGTCCACACGCTGATCTAATAGAAACTATCAAAGGTGTTGGTTACCGGTTCAAAGATGATGAATGA
- a CDS encoding ATP-binding protein codes for MMNDFKRNLVYARVFIPIIISITAILLIAESFIFNFNSSQLVTALILILLIDLAALYLFGRRRRSDIDIMKGVINRIRTNSFQSADEIKMGNDLNELEEEIKSMFMKTKSDIAHLKKLEQFRTEFLGNVSHELRTPIFAIQGYIETLLDGALDDEKVNRTFLQKANNHTLNLNNLLNDLIDISMIESGQMPMSFRYFNIHDFLEQIINEMKPYADKKNIELNFVSSNQLLQLFGDRQRLKQVITNLTMNAIKYTNAGFVEIGVIDERNYGKIYVRDTGIGISEKDLARIFERFYRVDKDRSREIGGTGLGLAIVKHLVEAHGSKIKVTSELNKGSEFSFLLKK; via the coding sequence ATGATGAATGATTTTAAACGAAATTTGGTTTACGCACGAGTATTCATTCCAATAATAATTTCTATAACCGCAATTCTATTAATAGCCGAATCTTTCATCTTTAATTTCAACTCATCCCAGTTGGTGACGGCTCTAATTCTGATTCTCTTAATTGATCTTGCTGCCCTGTATCTCTTTGGCAGAAGAAGAAGATCTGATATAGATATAATGAAAGGAGTGATTAATCGAATAAGGACGAATTCTTTTCAGTCTGCCGATGAGATAAAAATGGGAAATGATTTAAATGAACTTGAAGAAGAGATCAAATCAATGTTCATGAAAACAAAAAGTGATATTGCTCATCTTAAAAAACTTGAACAATTCCGGACTGAATTTCTTGGTAATGTATCGCACGAACTACGTACACCGATTTTTGCAATACAAGGCTATATCGAAACTCTTCTTGACGGTGCTCTAGATGATGAAAAAGTGAACAGAACTTTTTTGCAAAAAGCGAATAACCATACACTCAACCTGAATAATCTTTTAAATGATCTAATTGATATCTCGATGATAGAATCCGGACAGATGCCGATGAGTTTCAGATATTTTAACATACACGATTTTTTAGAACAGATCATTAATGAAATGAAACCTTACGCTGACAAGAAAAATATTGAGCTGAATTTTGTCTCTTCAAATCAATTACTCCAACTTTTTGGGGACAGGCAGCGGCTTAAACAAGTTATTACGAATCTGACAATGAACGCTATTAAATATACAAACGCAGGTTTTGTAGAAATTGGTGTAATAGATGAGAGGAATTACGGTAAGATTTATGTGCGTGATACCGGAATTGGAATTTCTGAAAAAGATCTTGCTAGAATTTTTGAAAGATTTTACCGTGTTGATAAAGACCGGTCGCGTGAAATTGGCGGGACTGGATTGGGATTGGCAATTGTCAAACATCTTGTTGAAGCGCACGGATCAAAAATAAAAGTAACAAGTGAATTGAATAAGGGAAGTGAATTTTCATTCCTCTTGAAGAAATAG
- a CDS encoding Gfo/Idh/MocA family oxidoreductase, which produces MEKTKIAVIGLGGIAQLVHLPVLTKLGNVEISAIADINKNRLKTVGEKFGITKQYHDYNEILVNENVDAVIIATPTNTHSEIAVECLKAKKHVLIEKPIALNLAEAKEINEAAKKYKKQVMIGMNLRYRPDAMLMKSLVSSGELGEIFYIRCGWLRKQSSDQKWFLNKNQSGGGVIIDLGILILDLACWIMNDKKMKSVTVQKFNHNTKDVEDSAVGMVRFDNDQIISFEVSWGLHSEWDKFHLAAFGTEGTAHLNPLRAYKRLGTNLIDYTLANTANTTNLFKKSYENELKHFVGMVRENNPVTSSGDDAVTLMKLLEAMYKSAKLKKEVTL; this is translated from the coding sequence ATGGAGAAAACAAAAATTGCAGTTATTGGTCTTGGCGGAATTGCACAACTTGTGCATTTACCGGTTTTGACTAAGCTTGGCAACGTTGAGATTAGTGCGATTGCTGATATTAATAAAAATCGGTTAAAAACAGTTGGCGAAAAATTCGGAATTACAAAGCAATATCATGATTATAATGAGATACTAGTCAATGAGAATGTAGATGCCGTAATTATTGCAACTCCCACAAATACACATTCGGAAATTGCAGTCGAATGTTTAAAAGCTAAAAAACATGTTCTGATTGAAAAACCGATTGCCTTAAATCTAGCCGAAGCGAAGGAAATAAACGAGGCGGCGAAGAAATATAAAAAACAAGTTATGATTGGTATGAACTTACGCTACCGTCCTGATGCAATGCTTATGAAGAGCTTAGTAAGCAGCGGTGAACTTGGAGAAATATTTTATATACGCTGCGGGTGGCTTCGTAAACAGAGCAGCGATCAAAAATGGTTCTTGAATAAAAACCAATCCGGCGGCGGTGTAATCATCGATCTTGGTATTCTTATTCTTGATCTTGCTTGTTGGATAATGAATGATAAAAAAATGAAAAGTGTTACAGTTCAAAAATTTAATCACAATACAAAGGATGTAGAAGACTCGGCGGTTGGAATGGTACGGTTTGATAATGATCAAATAATTAGTTTTGAAGTTAGCTGGGGACTGCATTCCGAGTGGGATAAATTTCATCTTGCCGCTTTCGGTACAGAGGGAACTGCCCATCTTAATCCTTTGCGTGCTTACAAACGTCTTGGAACGAACCTAATTGATTATACTTTGGCTAATACTGCTAATACAACAAATCTGTTTAAGAAATCGTATGAAAATGAGTTAAAACATTTTGTCGGTATGGTGAGAGAAAATAATCCGGTGACCTCATCCGGTGATGACGCGGTTACTCTTATGAAGTTATTGGAGGCGATGTATAAATCAGCAAAGTTGAAAAAAGAAGTCACCTTATAA
- the rplU gene encoding 50S ribosomal protein L21, translating to MFAVVDIAGQQFKVLENNKYYVPRLKAEPNAEITFDSVLVLGDDKATKIGTPTIKGATVQAKVLEHLKDEKVIVFKKKRRISYKRKNGHRQLLTRIEVTKIS from the coding sequence ATGTTTGCAGTGGTTGATATCGCTGGACAACAATTTAAGGTGCTGGAAAATAATAAGTATTATGTTCCGCGCTTAAAAGCTGAGCCGAATGCTGAAATCACGTTTGATTCTGTACTAGTTTTAGGCGATGATAAAGCTACAAAAATTGGAACACCAACAATTAAAGGCGCTACAGTTCAAGCTAAAGTTTTAGAGCATCTTAAAGATGAAAAAGTAATTGTGTTCAAAAAGAAAAGAAGAATTTCTTATAAACGTAAGAACGGACACAGACAATTATTAACAAGAATTGAAGTTACTAAGATTTCTTAG